The Pseudoxanthomonas sp. SL93 genome segment GGCGCGTGCCAGCGCGTCCACCGGGTCGAAGGTCTTCTTCCAGGTGGGTTGCGGTTCGATGTAGCCGATCCGCTTCATCCAGGTGCCCAGCTTGCGATCGCGCCGGGTCAGGTGGTCCCAGGCCTGTTCGGTATCGAAGCCGCGCGCGTGGCGTGGCATGGCGTCAGCGCCGCACCGCGTCGATCGCCCACACCACCCACCCCGCCATCAGCAGGATGCCGCCCGCGGGCGCCAGCAACGACGACATGCCCGCGAGCACCTTGAGCGACAGGCTGCCGGCGAACAGCAGCGTGCCCAGCAGCAAGGCATACAGGCCCGTCTTGCCCATGCGGCGCACGGTACCGGCCGTCAGCGCCGCCAATGCCAGACCATGGCCGAAGGCGAACATCGCCGCGGTCTGCAGGTTGGCCTGCGCCTGCCCTTCCGCGCCGTGCGAGGCATAGGCGGACAGCCCGACCGCCATCGCGGCCAGCACGCCGCCGCACAGGGCGAGGAAGGAGGGTTTGCGTTGGCGGCGATCGTAGTTCATCAGCACGGGAGGCCTCGGGGAAGGACCGGCATCCTGCCAGGCGGCGGAAGAAGAGCGGAGCGGGTTTGCAGTAGCGGAAATGCAACGCGCCGCATGAAGCGGCGCGTTGGGGACACATTCGGCATCACGGACTGGTGTCCGCGCCGCGTTACTGCTTGACGGCCCAGTAGATGTCGAACTTGCCGTCTTCCAGGAACGCGCCATCGACGCCGG includes the following:
- a CDS encoding DUF423 domain-containing protein; amino-acid sequence: MNYDRRQRKPSFLALCGGVLAAMAVGLSAYASHGAEGQAQANLQTAAMFAFGHGLALAALTAGTVRRMGKTGLYALLLGTLLFAGSLSLKVLAGMSSLLAPAGGILLMAGWVVWAIDAVRR